The sequence TTCAATTTCGCAATACAAAGAAACCCACCTCTTTGTCAGCGAAGAGTGACCGTGCACACCGTGTCATAAAACCCATCCTTGGTCATGCCCATGCCACACAGGTGCAGCCTGTTCACTGGCAAACGTCCAAAACTCAACCCCTTCCCAGCCCTCAGGTCCCCAGCCCCTTCAAACAGCCTCTCTCGCTCCGGCCAGTTCACCTTAGCCAGGGTGAGGTGGTAGCGGGGGCTGTAGGAGTCCCTGTGCAGCCAGCCCCGCTCCATGTAGGCCTCCTGCAGGCCGCTGTTGAGctgctggaggtgcagctgaggctgggggctcAGGTAGAGCACCTTCCCATTGAAGTGCTTCAGTTTCAGGGGGAAGGTCAGAGCCACGGGGGGGTTGCGGTCCAGGTGGGCGAACCGACGGAGGATCTCCACGGCAGCGGTGACCTCGGCCGGGCCGGGCAACACCAGGAGGCACAGGGTGACATGGAGGTTGGAGGGGGGCACCCagtagggggtggaggaggggaggagggccaccaGCTCCTCCTGAAGGCgttgaaaggaggagaggatagagggggtGTTGGCTCTGAAGGTGATGAAGTGGGTGGGCTTGCGTTTGGGGGGTCGTCGcccactcctctcttctctctgctccagagGGACAGGCTGGAGTCCGTCCGGGGCTGGACCCTGGCCGAGACACGTACAGCACATacacaagttcaagtcttttattgtgagatgcacagaacaacacagggtcagactgggcactgacattaTTAGGACAAGACAATGCTAAAGCTGGCAGaagacaacatttacatttattcatttagcagacgctcttatccagagcgacttacagtaagtacagggacattccccccgaggaaagttgccttgcccaaggacacaacgtcattttgcacggctgagaatcgaaccagcaaccttctgattactagccagactccctaaccgctaagccatctgacccccctatAACCCCCCATAACATAGAAGTACTCTGAACATAAATTCAACAAATATAGCAAAAATATAATAAATCTCCTCCTCCACGATGATACATCGCCACACACCTCCATGTCGCTCAGACAAAGCAGTGATAACAGCGAATGCTCAAGTAAAGTTAGCCATTTGTCACAGTATACAATCTACTGGGCACATCTCCAAAGCCCCAGCCATCACTTCATCCATATGAAGGATCCATGAGGAGGTGTGATATGTGGGCGTGGCTACTTTTCTCACCTCCTGTTCGTCTCCTTCCCAGGTCTCCTTCCATTCCTCCTTGTTTGgatcctcttccttctctgtcgctccttctctctctgataAAGACACGCGGTCTGTGGAGCCGACTAAGCCAGAGTCAGCAGCCTCGTttactccttcctcctccaatgGTTTGGAttctcttcctgcttcctgttgacTCCGTGGACTGCTTCCTGACTCAGGGTAGTCAGGTAGGCCTTGTTTGACCGACACTGAACTGAGAACGTTGGTcttgtgttgctctctctctgcaagGCATctggtctcttcctcctctccctctccctctccctcttcctctccctcttcctcttcctcttcctctccctcttcctctccctcttcctctccctcctcctctccctcctcctctccctcctcctccagcggaATAACTTTTTGTTCCTCTgttgataaaaaataatatcTACATTGTTTACTTACAAATTATGCATTTTGAAAACAAAATTTGGATTGTTTCAAAGTGCTTTTTCACGACCTCACCCACACTCTTACccgtcacttcctcctcccctccaaagGGGGGCGCCAGAGGGTTCCCAGTGGAACCGAACACTCTGTCCGTCCTGGTGTTGCGGTCCCAGACACGGCGCCCTCTGTGGGTGAAGTACTGTATCCTGTGTTGGGGCAGGGCCAGCTCGGTCGTGTAGTCACAGTCACATGGGTCGGCGTCCCAGTTGAACTCGGAGAAGGGGCGCTCCAGGACTCCTAAGAAGCGATCCACATACCCCACCACAAAGTCCCCCTCCTCTAACGTCGAGTCCCACAGGATGCGGGCGATGACCTCGTCTGCTGTGCGCATGCGAGGCTTTTTACTTATTCCTTAAAACACAGGGGATAAATTCACGGTTTAGAAATGTAAGTATTACCAGTTACacactaataaaaaaaaatgcaattaatttctttcttttttatttgtctAAATTGTCTGGAGTTTATACCTTTCCCCTCTGTGTATTTaggcttgtgtgttttggtattttttCCACTCTTCTTATGATTTcccttcttttctccctccGTCCAGTTGTCCAGGGCAGTTTGTCCTGACTCTGGGCCGGTTAACTCAGGGTGGCtcggaggggtgtggaggtgagtggggctgaGAGCGAGAGAATGTAAGAGgtagaaaagagacagaaaaagaaagaagcgTGGATGCAGGAGGGTTAGAGGGTATTTTGACATTTCCTCATGTCATTCAGCACAAGGAAGTTTAAGATCATGACATCATACATTGACATATTCACACCCACAGTCACTTGTGATACTGGATGAGTTACTTCATTATCACTTGTTACAGgctctgtctgctgtgtgtggtgtgtgtgtgtatggtgtgtgtggtgtgtgtgtgtatggtgtgtgtggtgtgtgtgtgtatggtgtgtgtgatgcgtatggtggatgtgtgtgtgtgtgtatggtgtgtgtgtgtgtgatgtgtatggtggatgtgtgtgtgtgtgtatggtggatgtgtgtgtgtgtgtgtgtatggtgtgtgtgtgtgtgtgtgtgatgtgtatggtgtgtgtgtgtgtgtgtgcgtgtggtgtgtgtgtgtgatgtgtatggtggatgtgtgtgtgtgtgtgtgtatggtggatgtgtgtgtgtgtatggtgtgtgtgtgtgtgtgtgtgtgtgtgtgtgcaggctgggaGCCAGTCCCACACGTGTTTTTTCTCCCACTGTGTTCACCAAGAAAATCATAATCTGTTCTGGAAAACAGATTCCCCTGGCAACAGTGTCGGTGTGTACCCCTGgcaacagtgtctgtgtgtgttcccctggcaacagtgacagtgtgtgttcccctggcaacagtgtcagtgtgtgatcCCCTGgcaacagtgtctgtgtgtgttcccctggcaacagtgacagtgtgtgttcccctggcaacagtgtcagtgtgtgatcCCCTGgcaacagtgtctgtgtgtgttcccctggcaacagtgacagtgtgtgtgtggggggggttatgACTTGGAGAGTCTCTGTGCTGTTTGTTTAATGTTTGCAGCAAAAACGTTCTAGATCCATTTGACTTGACGTCTCCCCATAGCTTATAGAGAAACTCCAACTGATCCAGGCTCCATGAGCATGTTACTCACCTGTGAGACTGACGACACTTCGGTCCAAAACGACACTTTCCCTTCAAGAAGAACTGGCACACAcccgctccctcctcctcctggggtCTCCACTCTGCACATCAACAAcatgaggagaagaaggagaggaacaggagggaaTGATTATGAGAAGACTGACAGGAGGAACAGAATGTGATCAGACAACAGAGATTCCTGCTGATTCAGGTTCACTCTTGGCCATTATGTTCATTTATTATTTAACTCCTAGGTGTTTGGGTTCTCAGGTGTGTGCCCAACCTGGATGTATATAAAAACAGGGACTGAACACGAAGGGTGACAACACTCTACTACCCTTCAGGATGAAGATAGATACTGTGGTTCTGCTGCTCAGCTTAATAAAGCTGACATTCCTCCTTTGATCCCTGTATTAGTTCAAGAGTGAAGACGAGACTGGTGGAGAGCTGATATGGGGATAGATGTGTGGGTCGTCCATTTTGTATTCTGACGATAAAACTCATCTGAACAGCAAACACCtgacactccacacacacatttcgtCTCCAGAATTTTTTACCTTTAAGATCGTTTTAAAACAAGAAGCATCTGATTGTTGCACTCCCCCTCTGAGTCATAAATTGCACCTCTATATCTGAccctttttttaaattgtattattgttattattttacaCTACCTAAAATGAGTTTGTTTTATGGTAACAGAGCTTATTAATACAGAACTGGTGCCAGATAAAACTGTTGTCAATTCCAGTTGATAGGAGAAATTTTCCTACACTTTTGTACTTGGCACATGTTATGTTTGGCTAACAACCAAAGGAGTTGGACTACAGTCAGATACTGTCATGCTGGATAAAGAGCTGATTTAGCCTCTCCTGGGTAAACATCAAACAATACAGCTCATGTTTCTGGTATGCCTTTCCGGTACAGAGACAGAACCACATTTTTCACTTCTCAATCACAGTTTTCTCCAGAAAACATAGACAGACTCCCCAGATGCAAGGTCTCTGAGTAAAATAAAGTAACTTGTGGTGCTCAAGTGGATGCCTTAAGAAGACCCCCCTAACGAATGTTCATCATTCCTCACTGTAAGTCACTGAGATAGTAATACAGCTGTGTGTTTTCAACAGCTATGTGTTTACCTGTCGCTAGCTCCTGGATAAGCCCGTCTTTAACCTGGTCTTCCCCTGGTGCCGCTGGTCGGTCTGTCGCCATGGTAACGCTCAGTCAATCAGTTATGATTCTCTGTAACACTTTAGGTATAATGTTGAACAATTTGAGACATTGGTGTAAGACATTGAAGTACAGTGCTTATTTTTCAAACCATGATTCTTTATTACGTAATTTATTGATCTGAATTTCAGTAGATTTCAACATCTTGTCAGCACTGAAATGCAAGATAAGTTGGGATTCCTCCTAAAGCTGATAAGATATCTAAAGTCCAATATGAGTAATTCAACAAGGAATGATCTGACCTGCCTTTTTACCATTACTAAACCagatcattttatttgaggacATTCGATCGAGAAATCTTGATTTGTAAAGACTACTACCCGATGATATAGGGAGTAGCCAACAGCCACTACAGCCTAAAATACATGTTATCCCACTTTATTTTAACGTTTCGCAAAACAAACAGAAGATTACAGTTTTCTATTTGGCTATACCTAGGTTACTCTATAGTTGTGTTTCATTCACGTATCTTCAAATCACCAGGAAATGTATTAGAAACAAGGTTACAATACCTGAGTCAGAACTCTGATCTGACAGTTTTCTTGGTGTGAGTGTCTCTGTGCGTGTCTTACTGAACCTTGACCTGTGTTCATGAGAAGAGTATTATGGGTAATGTAGTCGCCCTTTTGATACCATGATGCAGATAATACATTATTCCCGTTTATGAATGACTCTATTTCTAATGCCATTCCTAAAGCCAATGTAATCACTTCCCCTTGCAACATGGCACAGTTAGACCGCAGACTTAACCTTGTAGCAGACAGAGCGGAACAGTCATTCGCTTGTGCTTTTATGAGAGCGCGTGACAAATGCGAAGGGTATATTTGTTTTAACATAACAGCTACGCAATGCTGCAAGGGCGGAGTTACCCGCACCATCGAGGGACAGTCTCTATGTGTAGTGCTggatttttatatttttatatatatacagagtTATAATTAAGTGCTATGTAAACTACTATCTTGATGAAACACTGTTCACATTTAAATAGTTAGAATCAGCGGAAACCGTCAACTGTGTGCACCGCGGGGTTGCCCGGAAGTTTGATAGGAACATCCAAATCACATGATATTTCCTACTGGTAGATCGAGGCGGCGGACAAGCAGGGCTAATATAAAAGTAAACCATAAACAACAGGCTTTGTCTGTAAGAAATACGTTGTACTTTTTAAAACAGTGAGAAGTCAGATGTTTCGTTTTTAATGGCGCCATAACTATCTTTGTCAGGCATGCCTTTGAGCATTGCTATGATAGCTTAACTGTGCTTTTGTGATGTGCTTATCTGAACAGCTGTCCAATATTTACTTGATTGAGTGCACTGTCTTCAAAGGGTAAGTGACCAATATGTAAACTTTGAACATTGTTATTCACTTACATTGTACAATAATAGTGTCCAAATCATAAATGTTTGCAAAGTCACAGCAAACAACATTACACTGCAGCTAAACAAAGCGATACTTCATTAGAGAGAGTAGGAGTAGCGTCTATGTAGTTGCTTAACACGCATATCTGTCCATTACACCTCTTTCCAACTCAGATGAACGCCCTCGTGGCTCTCTGTCATTTCTGTGAGCTCCACGGTCCTCGGACGCTGTTCTGCACAGAGGCCTTGCACCCTCCTTCCCCCACCCAGGGAGGGGCCCCCGTGCCtggggagcgggagagagacggggaccGGGACGGAGAGGGCCTCACCATGAGGGCCAACAGCTCAGCCACACAGCGAGGGGACATGTgtgaggtcagtgtgtgtgtctcacctgtgtgtgtgtgtgtgtgtgtgtgtgggtgcgtgtgtgtgtgtgtgtgggggggggggggggggggggggggacgtgtgTGGTTGATGGTGGTTACAGGGGAATCAAGGGGACTTCGAGAGATTGGTGTCAGTTATCGCTCTTGACTGAGTAGCTACGCATTAACTTAAATGTGCTTTTATATCTTCATCCCCATCCATCAAACTCTCCCTGTCTTTtcgaaacactgccccctgacttcacttctctccctctctctgtctgtctctctctctatgtctctctctctatgtgtgtctctgtctctctatctctgtgtctctctatgtctctctctctctatgtctctctctctctctgtgtgtctctctctctctgtgtctctccctcttggtcctctcctgcccccaccCCAGGGCTGCCGGTCTCTGCCCGCATCTCACCCAGGCTTTGTGAGCATCGACGGTGAGACGGGCATCCGCTTCCTCAGTCACCAGCACCCCAGGCAGGCGCAGCTGTTCAGCGTGGTGCGGCAGGCCTGCGTGCGCAGCCTGAGCTGTGAGGTAGGACCTACAGCAGTGTGAGGTAGGACCTACAGCAGTGTGAGGTAGGACCTACAGCAGTGTGAGGTAGGACCTACAGCAGTGTGAGGTAGGACCTACAGCAGTGTGAGGTAGGACCTATAGCAGTGTGAGGTAGGAcctacagcagtgtgtgtggagcttGAGCTGTGAGGTAGAAcctgcagttgtgtgtgtgtgtggatccagACATGATCAACATTATAAATGTAACTGATATTACTGCTCAAATCCATTCATAGCTAGCGATATAGCACTAGCTACTTTACTGTGTTAAATCAATCTTACCCTTGTAATGGTGATGTAGCTCGAAACGTAGGCTACAATTTGAACCCCTGTTTTCATCTTGCTTGAAGAGCAGAAAAAATAGAATCCTATGTACAACGTTAATTGTCATTTTGGGACGATCACCAAAACTCCTCGTAAGAAACGGTATTTTGTGTGAAAGAAGGAACGTAACTGCGAGCTACCGGAAGTTGTTAACAAGTTTTATGCAAAAGTAATGCGTGCATACAGTGAATGGTTGATGTAGCTCGAAACATACAGTTTGAACCCCCTTTCCCTCCAGCTTGGTTTTCGCTTGCGCGGGTGGACTGTGTTTATACCCGAGGAATGAATTTAACCAGTTTACATCGGTTACATATGAATGTGAGTCGAACCACTTTTTGTCAACTTAAAAGAGCGGGATAGTTTTAGCGTCTGTTCCGTTGTCctcgccctctcccccccccccccgaccgcACCAGGTGTGTCCAGGCCGAGAGGGACCCATCTTCTTCGGGGATGAGCAGCACGGCTTCGTGTTCTCGCACACCTTCTTCATCAAGGACAGTCTGGCCAGGGGTTTCCAGCGCTGGTACAGCATCGTCATGGTGGCCATGGACAGGATCTACCTCATCAACTCTTGGCCTTTCCTGCTGCGCCATCTCAGACTCACCATACAGAGCCTACAAAGCACTGCGCTGAAGGTAGGGAGTGGACGCACAAACCAGTATCGTCGCCAGAATGTTAATTTGGAAAAATAAATCAACAATTCCATAatttgttatttacatttagtcatttagcagacgctcttatccagagcgacttacagtaagtacagggacattctccccgaggcaagtaggttggggtgccttgcccaaggacacaacatcatgtgcaccggccgggaatcaacctggcaaccttcagattactagcccgatgctctacccactcagccacctgactccgttATTGTACAAATACAAACCTGATTTCAGAATCCCCTTTAAGAATAAgtctctctcttgtttctctctgtctctccctctctctctctccctctttctctctctgtgtctccctctctctctctctctctctgtgtctctctctctctctgtgtctctctccctctctctctctctctctctctctctctctctctctatctctgtgtctctctccctctctctctctctgtgtgtctctctccctctctctgtctctctctctctctctctctctctctctctctctctctctctctctctctgtgtctctctccctctctctgtctctctctctctctctgtctgtctctctgtctctctccctctctctgtctctctctctctctctgtctgtctctctgtctctctctctctctctctctctctctctctctctctctctgtctctgtctctgtctctctccctctctgtgtgtctctctctctctctctgtctctctccctctctctgtctctctctctctctctctctctctctctctctgtgtctctctctctctctctccctctctctctctctgtgtgtctctctgtctctctctctccctctctctctgtgtctctctctctctctgtgtctctctccctctccctctccctctccctctccctctccctctccctctccctctccctcccaggtgTTTGACACAGAGCAGTGTGGGTGTTCCCAGCGTGCAGCCAGGATCAACAGCGTGTTCTCTCCTGCCGTGTTCCCCCACCAGCGCAGCGGCAACGCTGCCcgctctctgccctccctcacccagCACCCCAACCTGTGGGCcagcctccactcctccttcaGCTGGTAGGCACGCAAGCTTGCCTTTCACCCGtattttgttgtgttgtttttgatGCGTTGTACTTGTGTAGTACTGTTGTTGAgatgttgttattgttttgtcACTCCTGCGAGCTGAGATGTGTTTATCTTGCACTGTTCTCGGTCAACACAGAGCCTTTCTTCACACTACCGAAATACTGTTCGACCTTTTTGCACTAGACCTTTCTGATCCTTTTTCGGTTCTCTGT comes from Hypomesus transpacificus isolate Combined female chromosome 2, fHypTra1, whole genome shotgun sequence and encodes:
- the LOC124481863 gene encoding leukocyte receptor cluster member 9-like, yielding MATDRPAAPGEDQVKDGLIQELATEWRPQEEEGAGVCQFFLKGKCRFGPKCRQSHSPTHLHTPPSHPELTGPESGQTALDNWTEGEKKGNHKKSGKNTKTHKPKYTEGKGISKKPRMRTADEVIARILWDSTLEEGDFVVGYVDRFLGVLERPFSEFNWDADPCDCDYTTELALPQHRIQYFTHRGRRVWDRNTRTDRVFGSTGNPLAPPFGGEEEVTEEQKVIPLEEEGEEEGEEEGEEEGEEEGEEEEEEEGEEEGEGEGEEEETRCLAEREQHKTNVLSSVSVKQGLPDYPESGSSPRSQQEAGRESKPLEEEGVNEAADSGLVGSTDRVSLSEREGATEKEEDPNKEEWKETWEGDEQEGPAPDGLQPVPLEQREERSGRRPPKRKPTHFITFRANTPSILSSFQRLQEELVALLPSSTPYWVPPSNLHVTLCLLVLPGPAEVTAAVEILRRFAHLDRNPPVALTFPLKLKHFNGKVLYLSPQPQLHLQQLNSGLQEAYMERGWLHRDSYSPRYHLTLAKVNWPERERLFEGAGDLRAGKGLSFGRLPVNRLHLCGMGMTKDGFYDTVCTVTLR